Sequence from the Synergistaceae bacterium genome:
TCCGCTTCCGCTCCCGCGTAAATGGTGTCGCCCACCTTCAGCCCCTTGGGAAGAATGATATAGCGCTTCTCGCCGTCGGCGTAGTTGATGAGAGCGATACGAGCGTTGCGGTTCGGATCGTACTCGACCGTGGCGACCTTTCCGGGGATTCCCACCTTATTGCGCCGAAAATCGATAAGGCGATAGGTTCTTCTGTGGCCTCCGCCGATATGGCGCATGGTGATACGCCCCGTATTGTTCCGCCCGCCGCTTTTACGCAGGGGAGCCGTGAGCGAACGCTCCGGTTTCTCCGAGGTGATGTCCTCACGCCCCTGGATGGTCATCTGCCGGCGGCCCGGGGTATAGGGTTTAAATTGTTTTATCGACATGACTGTGTTTTACCCCTTCCTAGATACTGGCGCCCTCGAAAAATTCGATGCGCTGCCCCTCGGGCAAGGACACAATGGCCTTTTTCCAGGAACGCGTCTTTCCAATGAAAGCGCCCATTCGCTTGGGCTTGGAAGGAACGTTCATCGTGTTGACGCTCAGAACCTTCACTTTGAAAATCTGTTCCACGGCCTCTCGAATCTGGATTTTGTTGGCGCTCCTGTGCACTTCGAAGGTGTACTTGTTGTGCTCCATCATGGCGCTGCTTTTCTCCGTTATGATCGGCCGGATGATAATGTCATGGGCAACCAGATTCATCTTGTGTAGACCTCCTCAAGACGGGCGACCACTTCAGGGGTCACCACCACGGTTTTCGAGTTGAGCAGGTCATATACGTTGATGCTGGCGACGTTCATGATTTTGGTCCCCGGAATGTTGCGCGCCGACCGCACCAGATTGTCGCCGTTGGCATGGAACACGACCAGGGCCTTTTGAGCGTTGATCGCTTCCATAAAGGTCTTCATCGCCTTTGTGGATGGTTTGTCCAGCTCAAATCCCTTTACCACGGTCAGAAGTTCCTCTCTGACCTTCATCGAGAGCGCGCTCAGCATAGCCAGGCGGCGCACCTTTTTGTTCACC
This genomic interval carries:
- the rplW gene encoding 50S ribosomal protein L23, translating into MNLVAHDIIIRPIITEKSSAMMEHNKYTFEVHRSANKIQIREAVEQIFKVKVLSVNTMNVPSKPKRMGAFIGKTRSWKKAIVSLPEGQRIEFFEGASI
- the rplD gene encoding 50S ribosomal protein L4, whose amino-acid sequence is MSVIKVVDFNGQDAGEMTLSDVVFGAPLHMPAMHQVVVAHLANCRQGTHSTKTRGDVRGGGKKPWKQKHTGRARQGSSRSPIWTHGGVAHGPKPRDYHQKVNKKVRRLAMLSALSMKVREELLTVVKGFELDKPSTKAMKTFMEAINAQKALVVFHANGDNLVRSARNIPGTKIMNVASINVYDLLNSKTVVVTPEVVARLEEVYTR